A window of Corallococcus macrosporus DSM 14697 contains these coding sequences:
- a CDS encoding cytochrome b/b6 domain-containing protein gives MQAPERRRPQPWLIRVTHWLNVPLLLIMAASGLQIWVAYPMLGPQGRPYGWYPFQGIPPPEWMRLGDWLAGARHWHFAFAWFLTLNGVAYVLYLALSGEWRRRLFLPRRDTRNALDTLAFYLRVRRHAPAQGFYNGLQRLAYTGTLALGLLAVLSGLVLYKPVQLGALTSLLGGYDSARAVHLIVLALLALFTVGHIVLVLLHPRSLAEMVTGGRRPDA, from the coding sequence GTGCAAGCTCCTGAACGACGCAGGCCTCAGCCGTGGCTCATCCGTGTCACGCACTGGCTCAACGTGCCGCTGCTGCTCATCATGGCGGCCAGTGGCCTTCAAATCTGGGTCGCCTACCCCATGCTCGGGCCACAGGGTCGGCCTTACGGGTGGTATCCCTTCCAGGGCATCCCTCCGCCGGAGTGGATGCGGCTGGGAGACTGGCTGGCCGGAGCCCGCCACTGGCACTTCGCCTTCGCGTGGTTCCTCACGCTCAACGGCGTGGCGTACGTGCTCTACCTGGCCCTCAGCGGTGAGTGGCGCCGCCGCCTCTTCCTACCCCGTCGCGACACGCGCAACGCGCTGGACACGCTCGCCTTCTACCTGCGGGTGCGACGACACGCGCCTGCCCAGGGGTTCTACAACGGCCTCCAGCGGCTGGCGTACACGGGCACGCTGGCGCTGGGCCTGCTCGCGGTGCTCTCCGGGCTGGTCCTCTACAAGCCGGTGCAGCTCGGCGCGCTCACCTCACTGCTGGGCGGGTACGACTCGGCGCGCGCCGTCCACCTCATCGTGCTGGCGCTGCTCGCCCTCTTCACCGTGGGCCACATCGTGCTGGTGCTGCTCCATCCCCGGAGCCTGGCGGAGATGGTGACGGGCGGAAGGCGGCCGGATGCCTAG
- a CDS encoding DUF4258 domain-containing protein: protein MSKEPFKRFEALKFSRRLLNEGSLVLKQHAKDRMKERKLATTDIENIIEGGAINNEGEQQGGRWTYVIETPRMGLAVAFRCDEAGEPSELVIVSVWRKS, encoded by the coding sequence TTGAGCAAGGAACCCTTCAAGCGTTTCGAGGCGCTCAAGTTCTCCCGGCGCCTCTTGAATGAGGGCTCGTTGGTTCTCAAGCAGCACGCGAAGGACCGCATGAAGGAGCGGAAGCTCGCGACCACGGACATCGAGAACATCATCGAAGGCGGGGCCATCAACAACGAGGGAGAGCAGCAGGGCGGCCGGTGGACCTACGTCATCGAGACCCCTCGCATGGGGCTGGCGGTAGCCTTTCGCTGTGACGAAGCGGGCGAACCTTCCGAATTGGTCATCGTGTCGGTCTGGAGGAAGTCATGA
- a CDS encoding type II TA system antitoxin MqsA family protein, translating to MKCESCGGKVLETGLDSYHFDESGLEDVILVGVVERRCERCDEREVVIPKLKELHRTIAKALSAKSSLLTPPEVRFLRKHLGFSQADFAKRINVRSEAVSRWETGAEELSWHFELLLRLMVLLELHERNYTVKSFDEVQEKRVTVPVRIFAEKTTWRPDSTNMLAAAVS from the coding sequence ATGAAGTGTGAGAGCTGCGGCGGGAAGGTCTTGGAGACAGGACTCGACAGCTACCACTTCGACGAGAGTGGCCTGGAGGACGTCATCCTCGTGGGGGTGGTCGAGCGCCGGTGTGAGCGCTGTGACGAGCGTGAGGTCGTGATTCCGAAGTTGAAGGAGCTGCACCGGACCATCGCGAAGGCCCTGTCCGCGAAGAGCAGCCTGCTGACGCCGCCGGAGGTGCGCTTCCTGCGCAAACACCTGGGGTTCTCACAGGCTGACTTCGCGAAGCGCATCAACGTCCGGTCCGAGGCTGTGTCCCGCTGGGAGACCGGCGCCGAGGAGCTCAGTTGGCATTTCGAGCTGCTTCTTCGCTTGATGGTGCTGCTGGAGCTTCACGAACGGAACTACACCGTGAAGTCCTTCGACGAAGTCCAGGAGAAGAGGGTGACTGTCCCTGTCCGCATCTTCGCCGAGAAGACGACCTGGCGGCCGGATAGCACCAACATGCTGGCTGCCGCTGTCTCTTGA
- a CDS encoding hemerythrin domain-containing protein produces the protein MDVIDLLIQQHREVEALFDACRAAKDDASRKELGIQLAEALTLHTTIEERWVYPAARRVVGEELIQDSMEEHGKMTELIAQMIRSRNDPDKLVALFGELEKVVKDHVTMEERDVLPQLGQKVTEQDLGMSCKDIVRTASEVRREEMQKLQGQANA, from the coding sequence GTGGACGTGATTGACCTGTTGATTCAGCAGCACCGTGAGGTGGAGGCGCTGTTCGACGCCTGTCGCGCGGCGAAGGACGACGCGAGCAGGAAGGAGCTCGGCATCCAGCTCGCGGAGGCGCTCACGTTGCACACCACGATTGAAGAGCGCTGGGTGTACCCCGCCGCGCGCCGGGTGGTGGGGGAGGAGCTGATTCAGGACTCCATGGAGGAGCACGGGAAGATGACGGAGCTCATCGCCCAGATGATTCGCTCGCGCAACGACCCGGACAAGCTCGTGGCCCTGTTCGGCGAGCTGGAGAAGGTGGTGAAGGACCACGTCACGATGGAGGAGCGGGACGTGCTGCCCCAGCTCGGCCAGAAGGTCACCGAGCAGGACCTGGGCATGTCGTGCAAGGACATCGTCCGCACGGCGTCCGAGGTCCGGCGTGAGGAGATGCAGAAGCTCCAGGGGCAGGCGAACGCCTGA
- a CDS encoding methyl-accepting chemotaxis protein: protein MRLKLKQKMMLLPAVVALFLVAILVAFFTLGARSGGVYARISSSHVPTIELSREVMHRYPGLHRNVAAAVTGKLAGGLEPVRAEVSELQAKLDLARGVPGANTERTDALKAALTAYWTAAEQALAFAVAGDARAEATFAAVEAQAAALREALQKAVDEDAQAIGRSYEEVAGLHSASIWAVSGLVLLCIALTVGLAIWLHREVTLPLAKLTHVATRIAEKGDLTQELDVSAHDEVGELARGFQVMVTRLRNVPTTIQAVVTDLTTAAKTLTQASQEQVNFLTNQSRSLTEASTTIAEIAQTSSMAASRAEMVLRVAGQADAFSVSGQESIEKSAEGLQQIRQRVGALVGSIGHLSDQAVHAGEIIGSVKDLADQSNVLALNAAIEAARAGEQGRGFAVVAREMRSLSGQSLQSTQRIGKILLEINQAIRQTVGIAEGDSEKMEEGIEQVLASANTLKEITTVVQESSQAARQIVASVTQQNAGIAQMTEVMTSLSAMMADVVTATMTAEQAVTQINTSLGQLEALSTGFRV from the coding sequence GTGCGTCTGAAGCTCAAGCAGAAGATGATGTTGCTGCCAGCGGTCGTCGCGCTGTTCCTGGTGGCCATCCTGGTGGCGTTCTTCACCCTGGGGGCGCGCTCCGGTGGCGTGTACGCGCGCATCAGCAGCTCGCACGTGCCCACCATCGAGCTGAGCCGCGAGGTGATGCACCGCTACCCGGGCCTGCACCGCAACGTGGCGGCGGCGGTGACGGGGAAGCTGGCGGGAGGGCTGGAGCCGGTGCGCGCGGAGGTGAGCGAGCTCCAGGCGAAGCTCGACCTCGCGCGGGGAGTGCCCGGGGCGAACACCGAGCGGACGGACGCGCTCAAGGCGGCGCTGACCGCGTACTGGACGGCCGCAGAACAGGCGCTGGCCTTCGCGGTGGCGGGGGACGCGCGGGCGGAGGCCACGTTCGCGGCGGTGGAGGCCCAGGCGGCCGCGCTGCGCGAGGCGCTCCAGAAGGCCGTGGACGAGGACGCCCAGGCCATTGGCCGCTCCTACGAGGAGGTGGCCGGGCTGCACAGCGCCAGCATCTGGGCCGTGAGCGGGCTGGTGCTGCTGTGCATCGCGCTGACGGTGGGGCTGGCCATCTGGCTGCACCGCGAGGTGACGCTGCCGCTGGCGAAGCTGACCCACGTGGCCACGCGCATCGCGGAGAAGGGCGACCTGACGCAGGAGCTCGACGTGAGCGCCCACGACGAGGTGGGCGAGCTGGCGCGCGGCTTCCAGGTCATGGTGACGCGGCTGCGCAACGTGCCCACCACCATCCAGGCGGTGGTGACGGACCTCACGACGGCGGCGAAGACGCTGACGCAGGCCAGCCAGGAGCAGGTGAACTTCCTCACCAACCAGTCCCGCAGCCTCACCGAGGCCAGCACCACCATCGCCGAAATCGCGCAGACGTCCAGCATGGCCGCCAGCCGCGCGGAGATGGTGCTCCGCGTCGCCGGGCAGGCGGACGCGTTCAGCGTCTCCGGCCAGGAGTCCATCGAGAAGAGCGCCGAGGGCCTCCAGCAGATTCGTCAGCGCGTGGGCGCGCTGGTGGGCAGCATCGGGCACCTGAGCGACCAGGCGGTGCACGCCGGGGAAATCATCGGCAGCGTGAAGGATTTGGCGGACCAGTCCAACGTGCTCGCGCTCAACGCGGCCATCGAGGCGGCGCGCGCCGGGGAGCAGGGCCGGGGCTTCGCGGTGGTGGCGCGGGAGATGCGTTCACTCAGCGGCCAGTCGCTGCAGAGCACCCAGCGCATCGGGAAGATTCTCCTCGAAATCAACCAGGCCATCCGCCAGACGGTGGGCATCGCCGAGGGCGACAGCGAGAAGATGGAGGAGGGCATCGAGCAGGTGCTCGCCTCGGCCAACACGCTGAAGGAAATCACCACCGTGGTGCAGGAGAGCAGCCAGGCCGCGCGCCAGATCGTGGCCTCCGTCACCCAGCAGAACGCGGGCATCGCGCAGATGACCGAGGTGATGACCTCGCTGTCCGCCATGATGGCGGACGTGGTGACGGCCACCATGACGGCCGAGCAGGCGGTGACGCAAATCAACACGTCACTGGGACAGCTCGAGGCGCTGTCCACCGGCTTCCGCGTCTGA
- a CDS encoding formate--tetrahydrofolate ligase → MTLRAMTDVGAELGLSPEDVLPWGTHRAKVSLDALGRRGGRQGRLVLVSAINPTPPGEGKTTMSVSLAMGLRKRGRRAVAALREPSLGPVFGVKGGGTGGGQASLEPAADINLHFTGDLHAITSANNLLSALVDNAVFYGQPVALDATRVRWRRAMDMNDRFLRNVIVGLGGKAQGVPREDHFDITAASEVMAILALAEGLKDLEARLGRVIIGHTRDGQPVRARDVDAAAAMVALLKDALMPNLAQTREGGPALVHAGPFANIAHGCSSVLGTRMGLAYADEVITEAGFGFDLGAEKFLDIKCRGAGLWPRGVVLVVTLRALKHHGGAAPARVAEPDREALVRGFAHLEKHLESVAAFGLPAVLCVNRFPQDTEAELEELRAFGRARGVELAVCDGYSRGGDGSLELADRVLEMLDGTDAAPPQPRFLYDVAQSPEEKVAAIARTVYGADDVAFTSNAKKDLEAIRELGGAGLPVCMAKTHLSLSDDPTKPGRPRGFTLTVREVRLSAGAGFMVALTGDLLTMPGLPREPAARRVTVHDDGRVTGLMQGE, encoded by the coding sequence ATGACGCTGAGAGCCATGACCGACGTGGGCGCCGAGCTGGGCCTGTCTCCCGAGGACGTGCTGCCGTGGGGAACCCACCGGGCCAAGGTGTCGCTGGACGCGCTGGGCAGACGCGGCGGCCGGCAGGGGCGGCTGGTGCTGGTGTCCGCCATCAACCCCACGCCGCCGGGCGAGGGCAAGACGACCATGTCCGTGTCGCTGGCCATGGGCCTGCGCAAGCGCGGGCGCCGGGCGGTGGCGGCCCTGCGGGAGCCGTCGCTGGGGCCCGTCTTCGGCGTGAAGGGCGGCGGCACCGGCGGCGGGCAGGCCAGCCTGGAGCCCGCGGCGGACATCAACCTGCACTTCACCGGGGACCTGCACGCCATCACCAGCGCCAACAACCTGCTGTCCGCGCTGGTGGACAACGCCGTCTTCTACGGGCAGCCGGTGGCCCTGGACGCCACGCGCGTGCGCTGGCGGCGCGCCATGGACATGAACGACCGCTTCCTGCGCAACGTCATCGTCGGCCTGGGCGGCAAGGCGCAGGGCGTGCCGCGCGAGGACCACTTCGACATCACCGCCGCCAGCGAGGTCATGGCCATCCTCGCGCTCGCGGAGGGCCTGAAGGACCTGGAGGCGCGGCTGGGCCGCGTCATCATCGGACACACCCGGGACGGCCAGCCGGTGCGCGCCCGGGACGTGGACGCGGCGGCGGCCATGGTGGCGCTGCTCAAGGACGCGCTGATGCCCAACCTGGCCCAGACGCGCGAGGGCGGCCCGGCGCTGGTGCACGCGGGGCCCTTCGCCAACATCGCCCACGGGTGCAGCTCCGTGCTGGGCACGCGCATGGGGCTGGCCTATGCGGACGAGGTCATCACGGAGGCGGGCTTCGGCTTCGACCTGGGCGCGGAGAAGTTCCTGGACATCAAGTGCCGCGGCGCCGGGCTGTGGCCCCGGGGCGTGGTGCTGGTGGTGACGCTGCGCGCGCTGAAGCACCACGGCGGCGCCGCCCCCGCGCGCGTGGCCGAGCCGGACCGCGAGGCCCTGGTGCGCGGCTTCGCCCACCTGGAGAAGCACCTGGAGTCGGTGGCCGCCTTCGGCCTGCCGGCGGTGCTGTGCGTCAACCGCTTCCCGCAGGACACCGAGGCGGAGCTGGAGGAGCTGCGCGCCTTCGGCAGGGCGCGCGGCGTGGAGCTGGCGGTGTGTGACGGCTACTCGCGGGGCGGTGACGGCTCGCTGGAGCTGGCCGACCGCGTGCTGGAGATGCTGGACGGCACGGACGCCGCGCCGCCCCAGCCGCGCTTCCTCTACGACGTGGCGCAGTCGCCCGAGGAGAAGGTGGCCGCCATCGCCCGCACCGTGTACGGCGCGGACGACGTGGCCTTCACCTCGAACGCGAAGAAGGACCTGGAGGCCATCCGCGAGCTGGGCGGCGCGGGCCTGCCGGTGTGCATGGCGAAGACGCACCTGTCGCTGTCGGATGACCCCACGAAGCCGGGGCGGCCGCGCGGCTTCACGCTCACCGTGAGAGAGGTGCGCCTGTCCGCGGGCGCGGGCTTCATGGTGGCGCTCACCGGCGACCTCCTCACCATGCCCGGCCTGCCGCGAGAGCCGGCCGCCCGGCGCGTCACCGTCCACGACGACGGGCGCGTCACCGGGCTGATGCAGGGGGAGTGA
- a CDS encoding molybdopterin-dependent oxidoreductase has translation MPRHLLTRRATLLGTTALTTSACDSSRPREGFLGVMERFNARFQAALFDERRLAPELPPEETTPPGKFPEYFISDTVPLAPAGWALRVGGRVARPGVMTLEELQRLPRTDLRVRHHCVEGWSAVASWHGVRLSELARHVGADTRAGYVELRSFDAGYYSSWDRPSAFHPQTILAYGMNGQPLTPGHGAPLRLYSGVKLGYKMVKYLTEVNFLPEPTGGYWEDRGYEWFAGV, from the coding sequence ATGCCTAGACACCTCCTCACGCGGCGCGCGACGCTGCTGGGCACCACCGCGCTCACCACCAGCGCCTGCGACAGCAGCCGCCCGCGCGAGGGCTTCCTGGGCGTCATGGAGCGCTTCAACGCACGCTTCCAGGCCGCGCTGTTCGACGAACGCCGGCTGGCGCCGGAGCTGCCCCCCGAGGAGACGACGCCCCCGGGGAAGTTCCCCGAGTACTTCATCTCCGACACGGTGCCGCTGGCGCCCGCGGGCTGGGCGCTCCGCGTGGGCGGACGGGTGGCGCGGCCCGGCGTGATGACGCTGGAGGAGCTCCAGCGCCTGCCGCGCACGGATTTGCGCGTCCGCCACCACTGTGTGGAGGGCTGGAGCGCGGTGGCGTCCTGGCATGGCGTGCGCTTGAGCGAGCTGGCCCGGCATGTGGGCGCGGACACGCGCGCCGGCTACGTGGAGCTGCGCTCGTTCGACGCCGGCTATTACTCGTCCTGGGACCGGCCCAGCGCCTTCCATCCGCAGACGATTCTGGCCTACGGGATGAACGGCCAACCGCTGACGCCCGGACACGGCGCGCCCCTGCGCCTCTATTCAGGCGTGAAGCTGGGCTACAAGATGGTGAAGTACCTCACCGAGGTGAACTTCCTCCCGGAGCCCACCGGCGGCTACTGGGAGGACCGCGGCTATGAGTGGTTCGCGGGGGTGTGA